In one Streptomyces marincola genomic region, the following are encoded:
- a CDS encoding fatty acid desaturase family protein, whose translation MPETSAAPPRTRPRLERADEFAPLLRQVKGRELLARRTGWYAAGIAIDLTVFAALVAGVVLVGDSWWTILLAVPLALFSTRIAFFGHDAGHSQIAASRRVNRGLGLVLGNLLLGMSSAWWNDKHNRHHANPNHLDKDPDVGEGVMVWTQAQAAKRVGFARWLTRNQARLFFPLLLLEGIALKVASVQMVASDKGWDRQGRARFVEGLLLALHLIGYVALLATTMSLGKALLFAFVHQALFGLHLGSVFAPNHKGMEMPDPAGERWGHLRRQVLTSRNVRGGRVTDWMMGGLNYQIEHHLFPSMPRPHLRIVRPVVQQYCAETGVRYTETGLIDSYRQALTHMHEVGAPLRKG comes from the coding sequence ATGCCTGAGACTTCCGCCGCCCCGCCACGCACCCGTCCCCGGCTGGAGCGGGCGGACGAGTTCGCTCCTCTCCTGCGGCAGGTCAAGGGGCGGGAGCTGCTCGCCCGCCGCACCGGCTGGTACGCGGCGGGCATCGCGATCGACCTCACGGTGTTCGCGGCCCTCGTCGCCGGCGTCGTGCTGGTGGGCGACTCGTGGTGGACGATCCTGCTCGCCGTTCCGCTGGCCCTGTTCTCGACCCGCATCGCCTTCTTCGGCCACGACGCGGGGCACTCGCAGATCGCGGCCTCCCGGCGCGTGAACCGCGGGCTGGGGCTGGTGCTCGGCAACCTGCTGCTCGGCATGAGTTCCGCGTGGTGGAACGACAAGCACAACCGCCACCACGCGAACCCCAACCACCTCGACAAGGACCCCGACGTCGGCGAGGGCGTCATGGTCTGGACGCAGGCCCAGGCGGCCAAGCGCGTCGGCTTCGCCCGCTGGCTCACGCGCAACCAGGCGCGGCTGTTCTTCCCGCTGCTGCTGCTCGAAGGCATCGCCCTGAAGGTCGCCAGCGTCCAGATGGTCGCCTCCGACAAGGGGTGGGACCGCCAGGGCAGGGCCCGCTTCGTCGAGGGCCTGCTGCTCGCCCTGCACCTCATCGGCTACGTGGCGCTCCTCGCGACGACCATGAGCCTCGGCAAGGCGCTCCTCTTCGCGTTCGTCCACCAGGCGCTCTTCGGCCTCCACCTCGGGTCCGTCTTCGCCCCCAACCACAAGGGCATGGAGATGCCCGACCCGGCCGGTGAACGCTGGGGCCACCTGCGCAGGCAGGTCCTCACCTCGCGCAACGTACGCGGCGGGCGTGTCACCGACTGGATGATGGGCGGCCTCAACTACCAGATCGAGCACCACCTGTTCCCGAGCATGCCCCGCCCGCACCTGCGCATCGTCCGGCCCGTGGTCCAGCAGTACTGCGCCGAGACGGGCGTGCGGTACACGGAGACCGGCCTGATCGACTCCTACCGGCAGGCGCTGACCCACATGCATGAGGTGGGCGCCCCGCTGCGGAAGGGCTGA
- a CDS encoding DUF6397 family protein yields the protein MSVTAVTAPHPHTGAGASRPPADATRRPSSGAGVRRPPGGLRCGPATRRDDRRPLPGGHRGPMPDGPPERPALLNATRGAELLRIGTARFARLARAGCFDPVDLRPSRYRVIIWLYPPDELRAFAERSPELLTGPAPDRLRTRLRRGTDLRPVRWRHRRTARLAHRAADPWSRAAALCAVLDPPDVAAEVPDRHERDLLQRLRPRLIDIPLTAEQRALVAPLLTAADPDEARVYRDALRAALRTARSVVPLPGAAVTAARRP from the coding sequence ATGTCCGTCACCGCCGTCACCGCACCTCACCCGCACACCGGAGCCGGCGCGTCCCGCCCGCCCGCGGACGCGACGCGCCGGCCGTCCTCCGGCGCCGGCGTCCGGCGCCCGCCCGGCGGCCTCCGGTGCGGGCCCGCCACCCGGCGCGACGACCGGCGGCCCCTCCCCGGGGGCCACCGGGGGCCGATGCCGGACGGCCCGCCGGAGCGCCCCGCCCTGCTGAACGCCACGCGTGGCGCGGAGCTGCTCCGCATCGGCACGGCGCGCTTCGCCCGGCTGGCGAGGGCCGGCTGCTTCGACCCGGTGGACCTCAGGCCGAGCCGGTACCGCGTCATCATCTGGCTCTACCCGCCGGACGAGCTGCGGGCCTTCGCGGAGCGCTCTCCCGAACTGCTCACCGGGCCCGCGCCCGACCGGCTGCGCACACGGCTGCGCCGCGGCACCGACCTCAGGCCCGTGCGCTGGCGCCACCGCCGCACCGCCCGGCTCGCCCACCGGGCGGCGGACCCCTGGAGCAGGGCGGCGGCCCTCTGCGCCGTGCTCGACCCGCCCGATGTGGCCGCCGAGGTCCCCGACCGGCACGAGCGCGACCTCCTCCAGCGGCTGCGCCCGCGCCTGATCGACATCCCCCTGACCGCCGAGCAGCGCGCCCTCGTCGCGCCGCTGCTCACCGCGGCCGACCCGGACGAGGCCCGTGTCTACCGCGACGCGCTGAGGGCGGCGCTCAGGACGGCGAGATCCGTCGTGCCCCTGCCGGGGGCGGCCGTCACAGCTGCCCGACGGCCATGA
- a CDS encoding SWIM zinc finger family protein, which produces MSATTPDELVLRALPPARGQGFAATWWGRSWLKALEDTALDGGRLRQGRRHARAGAVGAVSVRPGRLTAVVRGRDGVGHRADVLLRQLTAAEWDRFLHTVAGEGGHIAALLDREMSPQLVADAEAAGVDLLPGIGDLEPECECGEWDHCAHTAALSYQVARLLDADPFLLLLLRGRGERELTEEVQRRSAAGAAPAGAAGPPPGVPAAEAFARWAAGPVPLPAPPPAVPEPGAGPALGGGVPPADGLDVEALAFLVAGTAARCARLLAAALGPGHAEAAVPAPLGLWEDAVRLAAHAPEPRVAARLARGCGRSPVEMEVAVRAWRFGGRAALAVLDAPPATVPAGALDLLASAWAGEDTRPVLRGGGGRWTVVGAGVQVRCDAEGRWWPFRKERGRWWPAGPAETDPAAALNAALGGGDGDRTGTEGGFPGASRRQARFSNTG; this is translated from the coding sequence ATGAGTGCGACGACGCCGGACGAGCTCGTCCTCCGGGCGCTGCCGCCCGCCCGCGGGCAGGGGTTCGCCGCCACCTGGTGGGGCAGGAGCTGGCTGAAGGCGCTGGAGGACACCGCGCTGGACGGCGGTCGGCTGCGGCAGGGGCGCCGGCACGCGAGGGCCGGGGCGGTGGGCGCCGTGTCCGTGCGGCCGGGACGGCTGACCGCCGTGGTCAGGGGCAGGGACGGCGTCGGTCACCGCGCGGACGTGCTGCTGCGGCAGTTGACCGCCGCCGAGTGGGACCGGTTCCTGCACACGGTGGCGGGCGAGGGCGGGCACATCGCCGCGCTGCTCGACCGGGAGATGTCGCCCCAGCTCGTGGCGGACGCCGAGGCGGCGGGGGTCGACCTGCTGCCGGGCATCGGCGACCTGGAGCCGGAGTGCGAGTGCGGCGAGTGGGACCACTGCGCGCACACCGCCGCGCTCAGCTACCAGGTGGCGCGGCTGCTGGACGCCGATCCGTTCCTGTTGCTGCTGCTGCGCGGGCGCGGCGAGCGGGAACTGACCGAGGAGGTGCAGCGGCGCAGCGCGGCCGGGGCCGCGCCCGCCGGGGCGGCCGGGCCGCCGCCCGGGGTACCGGCGGCCGAGGCGTTCGCGCGGTGGGCGGCAGGACCCGTGCCGCTGCCGGCGCCGCCGCCGGCCGTGCCGGAGCCCGGGGCCGGGCCCGCGCTCGGCGGCGGCGTCCCGCCGGCGGACGGACTGGACGTCGAGGCGCTGGCGTTCCTGGTGGCGGGAACGGCGGCGCGGTGCGCCCGGCTGCTCGCCGCCGCTCTCGGGCCCGGTCACGCGGAGGCGGCGGTGCCCGCTCCGCTCGGCCTGTGGGAGGACGCGGTGCGGCTGGCGGCCCACGCCCCCGAGCCGCGCGTCGCCGCGCGGCTGGCACGCGGCTGCGGTCGTTCCCCGGTGGAGATGGAAGTGGCCGTGCGGGCCTGGCGGTTCGGCGGGCGCGCGGCGCTCGCCGTGCTCGACGCGCCGCCGGCCACGGTGCCCGCGGGGGCGCTCGACCTGCTCGCCTCGGCCTGGGCGGGCGAGGACACCCGCCCGGTGCTGCGCGGGGGCGGCGGCCGGTGGACGGTGGTCGGCGCGGGCGTGCAGGTGCGGTGCGACGCGGAGGGCCGGTGGTGGCCGTTCCGCAAGGAGCGGGGGCGCTGGTGGCCGGCGGGGCCGGCCGAGACGGACCCGGCCGCCGCCCTGAACGCCGCGCTCGGCGGCGGGGACGGCGACCGGACCGGTACCGAGGGTGGCTTCCCTGGCGCGAGCCGCCGTCAGGCGAGGTTCTCGAACACCGGGTAG
- a CDS encoding roadblock/LC7 domain-containing protein encodes MALSTTLDWLLDDLAQRLPRVRHVLLLSSDGLVTSVSRGLKRSSAEHLAAVASGLHSLAKGVGKHFRCGDVRQTMIEFDDGVLFVTAAGDGSCLCVLTGADADVGQVGYEMTLLVNKVGEHMGLAARDIT; translated from the coding sequence ATGGCACTGAGTACCACGCTGGACTGGCTGCTCGACGACCTGGCGCAGCGCCTGCCGCGCGTGCGGCACGTGCTGCTCCTGTCGAGTGACGGGCTGGTCACCTCGGTGAGCCGGGGGCTGAAGCGGAGCAGCGCGGAGCACCTCGCGGCCGTCGCCTCGGGGCTGCACAGCCTCGCCAAGGGGGTGGGCAAGCACTTCAGGTGCGGCGATGTCCGGCAGACCATGATCGAGTTCGACGACGGAGTGCTGTTCGTGACGGCGGCGGGGGACGGTAGCTGTCTGTGTGTCCTGACGGGTGCCGACGCCGACGTCGGGCAGGTCGGGTACGAGATGACGCTGCTGGTGAACAAGGTCGGCGAGCACATGGGCCTCGCCGCGCGCGACATCACCTGA
- a CDS encoding metal-dependent hydrolase: protein MMGPAHSLSGAMAWLGVGAAAAWAGHPMPWPVLVAGTLICAGAALAPDLDQKSATISRAFGPLSKLVAILIGKLAERVYNATRGKSERRRSGGHRTLTHTWIWAVLIGAGFSFAAVTWGRPAVLAILFIHMVLAVEGLLWRMARVSSDVLVWLLGAMSAWLLTGILDQPGNGSDWLVDEQHYLWLGLPIVLGSIVHTLGDALTISGCPMLWPVPIAGKYWYPVGTPRFMRFRAGAWVENKILMPAFMVIGAASGVGAVVLAA from the coding sequence ATGATGGGACCGGCGCACTCACTGTCAGGAGCGATGGCCTGGCTGGGGGTGGGCGCAGCCGCCGCATGGGCCGGTCACCCGATGCCCTGGCCGGTCCTCGTCGCGGGAACGCTGATATGCGCGGGTGCCGCACTCGCCCCCGATCTCGACCAGAAGTCCGCCACCATCTCACGGGCCTTCGGCCCGCTCTCGAAGCTTGTGGCAATCCTCATCGGCAAGCTCGCCGAACGGGTCTACAACGCCACCCGGGGCAAGAGCGAGCGCCGTCGGTCCGGCGGCCACCGCACCCTCACCCACACCTGGATATGGGCGGTCCTGATCGGCGCGGGGTTCTCCTTCGCCGCCGTCACCTGGGGCCGCCCGGCCGTCCTCGCCATCCTCTTCATCCACATGGTCCTCGCCGTGGAGGGCCTGCTGTGGCGCATGGCCCGGGTCTCAAGCGACGTCCTGGTGTGGCTGCTCGGCGCCATGAGCGCCTGGCTGCTCACCGGCATCCTGGACCAGCCGGGGAACGGCTCGGACTGGCTCGTCGACGAACAGCACTACCTGTGGCTCGGCCTGCCCATCGTCCTGGGCTCCATCGTGCACACCCTCGGCGACGCCCTGACCATCTCGGGCTGCCCCATGCTGTGGCCCGTGCCGATAGCCGGCAAGTACTGGTACCCCGTCGGAACCCCCCGCTTCATGCGGTTCCGGGCCGGCGCGTGGGTGGAGAACAAGATCCTGATGCCGGCGTTCATGGTGATCGGAGCCGCGAGCGGAGTCGGCGCCGTCGTCCTGGCGGCCTGA
- a CDS encoding SGNH/GDSL hydrolase family protein, translated as MKLRRCLTVAATAVAALGVTALGPAAASGQETPAAAVEYVALGDSYASGVGAGSYDGSSGDCRRSTVAYPELWADANAPASFDFTACSGARTTDVLNNQLGPLDANTTLVSISIGGNDAGFASTMQTCVLQGTNACVSAVATANTYITNTLPGRLDTVYEAISTRAPNAEVVVLGYPRMYELDGSCWLGISEQSRAAINGAADNLSEVIGKRAADHGFTYGDVRPAFTGHEICSGDSWLHSVTWPIGDSYHPTAEGQSGGYYPVFENLA; from the coding sequence ATGAAGCTGCGCCGCTGTCTGACGGTTGCCGCCACCGCGGTCGCCGCCCTCGGCGTGACCGCACTCGGGCCCGCGGCGGCCTCCGGCCAGGAGACCCCTGCCGCCGCCGTGGAGTACGTGGCCCTCGGTGATTCCTACGCCTCCGGTGTCGGCGCCGGCAGCTACGACGGCAGCAGCGGTGACTGCCGCCGCAGCACCGTCGCCTATCCCGAGTTGTGGGCCGATGCCAACGCGCCCGCCTCGTTCGACTTCACCGCGTGCTCCGGCGCGCGCACCACCGACGTCCTGAACAACCAGCTCGGCCCCCTCGACGCGAACACCACCCTCGTCAGCATCAGCATCGGCGGCAACGACGCCGGCTTCGCGAGCACCATGCAGACCTGCGTGCTCCAGGGCACCAACGCCTGCGTGTCCGCCGTCGCCACCGCCAACACCTACATCACCAACACCCTGCCCGGCCGCCTCGACACCGTGTACGAGGCCATCAGCACCCGCGCCCCCAACGCCGAGGTCGTCGTTCTCGGCTACCCCCGCATGTACGAACTGGACGGCAGCTGCTGGCTCGGCATCAGCGAGCAGTCCAGGGCCGCGATCAACGGAGCCGCGGACAACCTCAGCGAGGTGATCGGCAAGCGCGCCGCCGACCACGGATTCACCTACGGCGACGTCAGGCCGGCGTTCACGGGCCACGAGATCTGCTCGGGCGACTCGTGGCTGCACAGCGTCACCTGGCCGATCGGCGACTCCTACCACCCGACGGCCGAGGGTCAGTCCGGCGGCTACTACCCGGTGTTCGAGAACCTCGCCTGA
- a CDS encoding DEAD/DEAH box helicase, producing MTLIDQMPPDSDPDALFDAFSSWAGERGISLYPAQEEALIEVVSGANVILSTPTGSGKSLVAAGAHFAALARDEVTFYTAPIKALVSEKFFELCKLFGTENVGMLTGDASVNADAPVICCTAEVLASIALRDGAQADVGQVVMDEFHFYAEPDRGWAWQIPLLELPQAQFLLMSATLGDMTRFEEDLTRRTGRQTSVVRSGTRPVPLSYEYRTTALTETLTELLATHQAPVYIVHFTQAQAVERAQALMSINMCTRAEKDEIASLIGNFRFTTKFGRNLSRYVRHGIGVHHAGMLPKYRRLVEKLAQAGLLKVICGTDTLGVGVNVPIRTVLFTALTKYDGSRVRVLRAREFHQIAGRAGRAGFDTSGFVVAQAPEHVVENEKALAKAGDDPKKRRKVVRKKPPEGFVNWSEDTFTRLISADPEPLTSRFRVTHAMLLAVIARPGDAFAAMRRLLEDNHEPRRQQLRHIRRAIAIYRSLLDGGIVEQLDEPDEQGRTVRLTVDLQADFALNQPLSTFALAAFELLDPESPSYALDMVSVVESTLDDPRQILAAQQNKARGEAVAAMKAEGIEYEERMERLMDISHPRPLEELLFHAFGLYRRSHPWVGDHPLSPKSVVRDMYERAMTFSELVSYYELARTEGIVLRYLAGAFKALEHTVPEDLKSEDFQDITAWLGELVRQVDSSLLDEWEQLANPEAEDATEAQERADQVRPVTANARAFRVLVRNALFRRVELAALDRTDELGALDGDSGWDADAWAAALEGYWQEYDEIGTGPDARGPRLLHIEERPEDGLWRVRQTFADPAGDHDWGISAEVDLTASDAEGRAVLKVMAVGQL from the coding sequence GTGACCCTTATCGATCAGATGCCGCCGGACAGTGATCCCGATGCCCTCTTCGACGCTTTCTCGTCGTGGGCCGGAGAGCGGGGGATCTCCCTCTACCCCGCTCAGGAGGAGGCACTGATCGAAGTGGTCTCCGGGGCGAACGTCATCCTGTCCACGCCCACGGGGTCGGGGAAGTCCCTGGTGGCGGCGGGTGCGCACTTCGCGGCGCTGGCGCGGGACGAGGTGACCTTCTACACGGCTCCCATCAAGGCGCTGGTGTCCGAGAAGTTCTTCGAGCTGTGCAAGCTGTTCGGCACGGAGAACGTCGGCATGCTCACCGGCGACGCCTCCGTCAACGCCGACGCCCCGGTGATCTGCTGCACGGCCGAGGTGCTGGCGTCGATCGCGTTGCGTGACGGAGCCCAGGCGGACGTGGGCCAGGTGGTGATGGACGAGTTCCACTTCTACGCCGAGCCGGATCGGGGCTGGGCCTGGCAGATTCCGCTGCTGGAACTGCCGCAGGCCCAGTTCCTCCTGATGTCCGCGACGCTGGGTGACATGACCCGGTTCGAGGAGGACCTGACGCGCAGGACCGGGCGGCAGACGTCCGTGGTGCGTTCCGGGACGCGACCTGTGCCCCTGAGCTACGAGTACCGGACGACGGCGCTGACCGAGACGCTGACGGAGCTTTTGGCCACGCATCAGGCGCCGGTCTACATCGTGCACTTCACACAGGCGCAGGCCGTGGAGCGGGCGCAGGCGCTGATGAGCATCAACATGTGCACGCGGGCGGAGAAGGACGAGATCGCGTCCTTGATCGGCAATTTCCGGTTCACCACGAAGTTCGGCAGGAATCTTTCGCGGTACGTGAGGCACGGCATCGGAGTGCACCACGCGGGGATGCTGCCGAAGTACCGCAGGCTGGTGGAGAAGCTGGCCCAGGCGGGGCTGCTGAAGGTGATCTGCGGGACCGACACGCTGGGGGTCGGGGTCAACGTGCCCATCCGCACCGTGCTCTTCACCGCGTTGACCAAGTACGACGGCAGCCGCGTCCGGGTGCTGCGGGCCCGGGAGTTCCACCAGATCGCGGGCCGGGCGGGGCGGGCCGGGTTCGACACGTCCGGGTTCGTGGTGGCGCAGGCGCCGGAACACGTCGTGGAGAACGAGAAGGCGCTGGCCAAGGCGGGAGACGATCCGAAGAAGCGGCGCAAGGTGGTGCGGAAGAAGCCGCCCGAGGGTTTCGTCAACTGGAGCGAGGACACCTTCACCAGGCTGATCTCGGCCGATCCCGAGCCGCTGACGTCGCGGTTCCGTGTGACGCACGCGATGCTCCTGGCCGTCATCGCGCGGCCGGGCGACGCGTTCGCGGCGATGCGGCGGCTGCTGGAGGACAACCACGAGCCGCGCCGGCAGCAGTTGCGGCACATTCGCCGGGCGATCGCGATCTACCGTTCCCTGCTGGACGGCGGCATCGTCGAGCAGTTGGACGAGCCGGACGAGCAGGGCCGTACGGTCCGGCTGACGGTGGATCTCCAGGCCGACTTCGCGCTGAACCAGCCGCTGTCGACGTTCGCGCTGGCCGCGTTCGAACTGCTCGATCCCGAGTCGCCGTCCTACGCGCTCGACATGGTCTCCGTCGTGGAGTCGACGCTGGACGATCCGCGTCAGATCCTCGCGGCACAGCAGAACAAGGCACGGGGCGAGGCGGTCGCCGCCATGAAGGCCGAGGGGATCGAGTACGAGGAGCGGATGGAACGGCTGATGGACATCAGCCATCCGCGCCCGCTTGAGGAGTTGCTGTTCCACGCGTTCGGGCTCTACCGCAGGAGCCATCCGTGGGTCGGGGATCATCCTCTGTCCCCGAAGTCGGTGGTGCGGGACATGTACGAACGGGCCATGACGTTCTCCGAGCTGGTGTCGTACTACGAGTTGGCGCGGACCGAGGGCATCGTGCTGCGTTATCTCGCCGGTGCGTTCAAGGCGCTTGAGCACACGGTCCCCGAGGATCTGAAGTCGGAGGATTTCCAGGACATCACCGCCTGGCTGGGGGAACTGGTGCGCCAGGTGGACTCCAGCCTGCTCGACGAATGGGAGCAGCTGGCGAACCCGGAGGCCGAGGACGCCACCGAGGCGCAGGAGCGGGCCGACCAGGTGCGGCCGGTGACGGCGAACGCGCGCGCCTTCCGGGTGCTGGTGCGCAACGCGCTGTTCCGCCGGGTGGAGCTGGCGGCTCTGGACCGGACGGACGAACTGGGCGCGCTGGACGGGGACTCGGGCTGGGACGCGGATGCCTGGGCGGCGGCCTTGGAGGGCTACTGGCAGGAATACGACGAGATCGGCACCGGTCCGGACGCCAGGGGTCCGCGGCTGCTGCACATCGAGGAACGCCCGGAGGACGGCCTGTGGCGGGTGCGGCAGACCTTCGCCGATCCGGCGGGCGACCACGACTGGGGCATCTCCGCCGAGGTGGACCTGACGGCGTCGGACGCGGAGGGCCGGGCCGTGCTCAAGGTCATGGCCGTCGGGCAGCTGTGA
- a CDS encoding DEAD/DEAH box helicase has translation MTSGPVAPAHVSALAACAAVFLPADPPRASRVAFWRPDGSRPVPDHERFEDLTVVLPDPDGTVRGRTVPALLLPVATAVPVLTRARATAGADPAAACWGAAAVLALQLAARGRLLPGLTAEDHDAWRLGPLDAADAARVRDLAHAMPPRAHAVPLPHADDDGGLLLPDPETLLRGFLDAVADGLPRTPAAALAAGGPAFAAPAARRLPGQRPWADGVAAGQDAGVRLSLRVETMAPVGRDDSGTGPEFRAVLQLHSLNQPGLVADAADVWAGTSPAAASFGSRARTDALLALRRAVHAWGALAPLLSAAVPDAVALADDEIGELLGAPVARALAAAGIEVHWPRELVRGLTARAVVGEPENPENTENAENTDRRRTAAGQPPLSPGAMLSLDWRFSVGGTALTREELDRLAQAARPVVRLRDQWVLVAPEDVRRARERRERKMTAVEALGAALTGVAEVGGERVEVTATGRLAALRDRLAESADSAGRPGAAPAGLSATLRDYQLRGLDWLHRLTSLGLGACLADDMGLGKTVTLIALHLRRQEAAATAGPALVVCPASLLGNWQREIGRFAPGTAVRRYHGAARDLDGAAAGEVVLTTYGTMRRDAARLAAVDWSLVAADEAQYVKNPHAATARALRAIPARARVALTGTPVENNLSELWAVLDWATPGLLGGLGTFRSRYADAVEGGTDPAAAERLARLVRPFLLRRRKSDPGIAPELPPKTETDRAVALTAEQAALYEAAVREGLAAVSEADGLARRGLVVRLLTSLKQICNHPAQYLKEENEPRLAGRSGKLELLDELLDTILAEGASVLVFTQYVRMARLLRAHLEGRGVGTLLLHGGTPVARREELVRAFSAGEAPVFLLSLKAAGTGLNLTRAEHVVHFDRWWNPAVESQATDRAHRIGQDRPVQVHRLIAEGTVEERIADLLARKKALAEAVLGSGETALTELSDAELAELVALRTADRPAGTR, from the coding sequence GTGACCTCCGGCCCCGTCGCCCCCGCCCACGTGTCCGCACTCGCCGCCTGCGCGGCCGTCTTTCTCCCGGCAGACCCGCCCAGGGCCTCGCGCGTGGCGTTCTGGCGCCCGGACGGGAGCCGGCCGGTGCCGGACCACGAGCGGTTCGAGGACCTCACGGTCGTGCTGCCGGACCCGGACGGCACGGTCCGCGGCCGAACGGTGCCCGCCCTCCTGCTTCCGGTCGCGACCGCCGTGCCCGTGCTGACCCGGGCCCGCGCCACCGCCGGCGCCGATCCGGCCGCCGCCTGCTGGGGGGCCGCGGCGGTGCTGGCGCTCCAACTGGCCGCGCGCGGGCGGCTGCTGCCCGGGCTCACCGCCGAGGACCACGACGCGTGGCGGCTCGGCCCGCTTGACGCCGCCGACGCGGCCCGCGTGCGCGACCTGGCGCACGCCATGCCGCCGCGGGCCCACGCCGTCCCCCTCCCCCACGCGGACGACGACGGCGGCCTCCTGCTGCCGGACCCCGAGACGCTGCTGCGCGGCTTTCTCGACGCGGTCGCCGACGGGCTGCCGCGCACCCCGGCCGCGGCGCTCGCCGCGGGCGGCCCCGCGTTCGCCGCGCCGGCGGCCCGGCGGCTCCCCGGCCAGCGGCCGTGGGCCGACGGTGTGGCCGCCGGGCAGGACGCCGGGGTCCGCCTGTCGCTGCGCGTCGAGACGATGGCCCCGGTGGGCCGGGACGATTCAGGGACGGGCCCGGAGTTCCGCGCGGTGCTCCAGCTGCACAGCCTCAATCAGCCCGGTCTGGTCGCCGATGCCGCCGACGTGTGGGCGGGAACGTCACCGGCGGCTGCCTCGTTCGGGTCCCGGGCGCGGACCGACGCGCTCCTGGCGCTGCGCCGCGCGGTGCACGCGTGGGGCGCCCTGGCACCGCTGCTCTCGGCCGCCGTGCCCGACGCGGTCGCCCTCGCCGACGACGAGATCGGCGAGCTGCTCGGCGCGCCCGTGGCGCGAGCCCTGGCCGCCGCCGGGATCGAGGTCCACTGGCCGCGCGAGCTGGTGCGCGGCCTCACCGCGCGGGCCGTGGTCGGCGAACCCGAGAACCCCGAGAACACCGAGAACGCCGAGAACACGGACCGGCGACGGACGGCCGCCGGGCAGCCGCCGCTGTCCCCGGGCGCGATGCTCTCCCTCGACTGGCGCTTCTCCGTGGGCGGCACCGCGCTGACGCGCGAGGAGTTGGACCGGCTCGCGCAAGCGGCCCGGCCCGTGGTGCGGCTGCGCGACCAGTGGGTGCTCGTCGCGCCGGAGGACGTGCGCCGGGCGCGGGAGCGGCGGGAGCGGAAGATGACGGCGGTCGAGGCGCTCGGCGCCGCGCTCACCGGCGTCGCCGAGGTCGGCGGCGAACGCGTCGAGGTGACCGCGACCGGCCGGCTCGCCGCGCTGCGCGACCGGCTCGCAGAGTCCGCGGACTCGGCCGGCCGGCCGGGCGCGGCGCCCGCGGGGCTGTCGGCCACCCTGCGCGACTACCAGCTGCGCGGCCTCGACTGGCTGCACCGGTTGACGTCGCTGGGGCTCGGCGCGTGCCTGGCCGACGACATGGGTCTCGGCAAGACGGTCACGCTCATCGCCCTGCACCTGCGACGTCAGGAGGCGGCGGCGACAGCCGGCCCGGCGCTCGTGGTCTGCCCGGCCTCGCTCCTCGGCAACTGGCAGCGGGAGATCGGCAGGTTCGCCCCGGGTACCGCGGTGCGCAGGTACCACGGAGCCGCACGGGACCTGGACGGGGCGGCGGCGGGCGAGGTGGTCCTGACCACCTACGGCACGATGCGGCGGGACGCGGCACGGCTCGCCGCCGTCGACTGGTCGCTGGTGGCCGCGGACGAGGCGCAGTACGTGAAGAACCCGCATGCCGCCACGGCCAGGGCCCTGCGGGCGATCCCCGCCCGGGCCCGCGTGGCGCTCACCGGGACCCCGGTGGAGAACAACCTCTCCGAGCTGTGGGCCGTTCTCGACTGGGCCACGCCTGGACTGCTCGGCGGTCTCGGCACGTTCAGGAGCCGTTACGCGGACGCCGTCGAGGGCGGCACCGACCCGGCCGCCGCCGAACGGCTCGCCCGCCTCGTCAGGCCCTTCCTGCTGCGGCGCCGCAAGTCCGACCCCGGCATCGCGCCGGAACTGCCGCCCAAGACCGAGACGGACCGCGCCGTCGCGCTCACCGCCGAGCAGGCCGCGCTGTACGAGGCGGCCGTCCGCGAGGGCCTCGCCGCCGTGTCGGAGGCGGACGGCCTGGCCAGGCGCGGCCTGGTGGTGCGACTCCTGACCTCGCTGAAGCAGATCTGCAATCACCCCGCGCAGTACCTGAAAGAGGAGAACGAGCCGCGCCTGGCGGGCCGTTCGGGGAAACTGGAACTGCTGGACGAATTGCTCGACACGATCCTCGCGGAGGGGGCGAGCGTGCTGGTTTTCACCCAGTACGTGCGGATGGCCCGGCTGCTGCGCGCCCACCTGGAGGGGCGGGGCGTCGGCACCCTGCTGCTGCACGGCGGCACTCCGGTGGCCAGGCGGGAGGAGCTGGTGCGGGCGTTCTCGGCGGGCGAGGCGCCGGTCTTCCTGCTGTCCTTGAAGGCGGCGGGCACCGGGCTGAACCTGACGCGGGCCGAGCACGTGGTGCACTTCGACCGCTGGTGGAACCCCGCGGTCGAGTCGCAGGCGACGGACCGGGCGCACCGGATCGGGCAGGACCGGCCGGTGCAGGTGCACCGGCTGATCGCGGAGGGGACGGTCGAGGAGCGCATCGCCGACCTGCTGGCCCGCAAGAAGGCGCTGGCCGAGGCCGTACTCGGTTCGGGCGAGACCGCCCTGACGGAGCTGTCCGACGCCGAACTCGCCGAGCTGGTGGCCCTGCGCACGGCCGACCGTCCCGCGGGCACGCGATGA